A section of the Saccopteryx leptura isolate mSacLep1 chromosome 4, mSacLep1_pri_phased_curated, whole genome shotgun sequence genome encodes:
- the AANAT gene encoding serotonin N-acetyltransferase isoform X3, which yields MVTPTARLSMQSIYYPTPVAPLHLPPGMPGSPSCQRRHTLPASEFRCLTPQDAAGVFEIEREAFISVSGMCPLYLNEIQHFLTLCPELSLGWFQEGRLVAFIIGSLWDKARLTQESLVLHRPGGHMVHLHVLAVHRTFRQQGKGSVLLWRYLDHLGGQLDVHQAVLMCEDALVPFYEKFGFYPVGPCAVTVGSLAFTELHCSLRHHTSMRRCSC from the exons ATGGTAACACCAACGGCAAGGTTGTCCATGCAGAGCATTTACTACCCAACACCTGTGGCCCCCCTGCACCTGCCACCTGGGATGCCAGGGTCCCCAAGCTGCCAGCGGCGCCACACACTCCCTGCCAGTGAGTTTCGCTGCCTTACCCCTCAGGACGCTGCTGGTGTGTTTGAGATTGAGCGTGAAG CCTTCATCTCCGTCTCGGGCATGTGCCCCCTTTATCTTAACGAGATCCAGCACTTCCTGACCCTGTGTCCAGAGCTATCCCTGGGCTGGTTCCAGGAGGGCCGCCTCGTGGCTTTCATCATTGGCTCGCTTTGGGACAAGGCAAGACTAACTCAG GAGTCACTAGTGCTGCACAGGCCCGGGGGCCACATGGTTCACCTGCACGTGCTAGCTGTGCACCGCACCTTCCGGCAGCAGGGCAAGGGCTCCGTCCTGCTGTGGCGGTACCTGGACCACCTGGGTGGCCAGCTGGATGTGCACCAGGCCGTGCTCATGTGTGAGGATGCTCTGGTGCCCTTCTACGAGAAGTTTGGCTTCTACCCTGTGGGCCCATGTGCGGTCACTGTGGGCTCACTGGCCTTCACGGAGCTCCATTGCTCCCTGCGGCACCACACCTCCATGAGGAGGTGCAGCTGCTGA
- the RHBDF2 gene encoding inactive rhomboid protein 2 isoform X2 — protein sequence MASADKNGESISSVSSSRLQSRKPPNLSITIPPPETPAPDEQTSMLPQRPRNPAYLKSVSLQEPRARWQEGSEKRPGFRRQASLSQSIRKGTAQWFGVSGDWELERQQWQRRSLHHCSVRYGRLKASCQRDLELPSQDVPSFQGIDSPKPCKMPKIVDPLARGRAFRNPDEVDRPHAPHPPLTPGVLSLTSFTSIRSGYSHLPRRKRMSVAHMSFQAASALLKGRPVLDATGHRCRAVKRSFAYPSFLEEDAVDGADTFDSSFFSKEEMSSVPDDVFESPPLSASCFRGVPHSASPVSPDGVQVSLKEYGHAPVPAAKRGKRIASKVKHFAFDQQRRHYGLGVVGNWLNRSYRRSISSMVQRQLESFDSHRPYFTYWLTFVHIIITLLVICTYGIAPVGFAQHITTQLVLRNKGVYESVKYLQQENFWIGPSSIDLIHLGAKFSPCIRKDQQIEQLVLRERDLERDSGCCVQNDHSGCIQTQRKDCSETLATFVKWQDDTGPPIDKSDLGQKRTSGAVCHQDPRTCEEPASSGAHIWPDDITKWPICTEQPRSNRTGFLHMDCQIKGRPCCIGTKGSCEITTREYCEFMHGYFHEEATLCSQVHCLDEVCGLLPFLNPEVPDQIYRLWLSLFLHAGLVHCFVSVVFQMTILRDLEKLAGWHRISIIFILSGITGNLASAIFLPYRAEVGPAGSQFGLLACLFVELFQSWQLLERPWKAFLKLSAIVLFLFVCGLLPWIDNIAHIFGFLSGLLLAFAFLPYITFGTSDKYRKRALILVSLLVFAGLFASLVIWLYVYPIHWPWIEYLTCFPFTSRFCEKYELDQVLH from the exons ATGGCCTCTGCAGACAAGAATGGCGAGAGCATCTCTTCTGTGTCCAGCAGCCGCCTGCAGAGCCGGAAGCCACCCAACCTATCCATCACCATCCCGCCACCTGAGACCCCGGCCCCTGATGAACAGACCAGCATGCTGCCACAG agACCCAGGAATCCAGCCTACTTGAAGAGTGTCAGCCTCCAGGAGCCACGAGCACGATGGCAGGAAGGCTCAGAGAAGCGCCCTGGCTTCCGCCGCCAGGCCTCCCTGTCTCAGAGCATCCGCAA GGGCACCGCACAGTGGTTTGGGGTCAGCGGCGACTGGGAGCTGGAGCGGCAGCAGTGGCAGCGCCGGAGCCTGCACCACTGCAGCGTGCGCTACGGTCGCCTCAAAGCCTCGTGCCAGCGTGACCTGGAACTCCCCAGCCAGGATGTGCCTTCCTTCCAGGGCATCGATTCTCCAAAGCCCTGCAAGATGCCCAAG atTGTGGACCCGTTGGCCAGAGGCCGGGCATTCCGCAACCCCGACGAGGTGGACCGGCCCCATGCCCCACACCCACCACTGACCCCAGGGGTCCTGTCCCTCACCTCCTTTACCAGTATCCGCTCTGGCTATTCCCACCTGCCTCGCCGGAAGAGGATGTCTGTGGCACACATGAGCTTTCAAGCTGCCTCTGCCCTCCTCAAG GGGCGCCCGGTGCTGGATGCCACTGGACACAGGTGCCGAGCGGTCAAACGCAGCTTTGCTTACCCCAGCTTTCTGGAGGAGGACGCAGTCGACGGAGCAGACACATTTGACTCCTCATTTTTTAGTAAG GAAGAAATGAGCTCCGTGCCTGACGATGTGTTTGAGTCTCCCCCGCTCTCTGCCAGCTGCTTCCGGGGGGTACCACATTCAGCCTCACCTGTCTCCCCCGACGGGGTACAGGTCTCTCT GAAAGAGTATGGCCATGCCCCGGTGCCTGCAGCCAAGCGAGGCAAGCGCATCGCCTCCAAAGTGAAGCACTTTGCCTTTGACCAGCAGAGGCGGCACTACGGCCTGGGTGTGGTGGGCAACTGGCTCAACCGCAGCTACCGCCGCAGCATCAGCAGCATGGTGCAGCGGCAGCTGGAGAGCTTCGACAGCCACCG gcccTACTTCACCTATTGGCTGACTTTCGTCCATATCATCATCACACTGCTGGTGATCTGCACGTATGGCATCGCGCCTGTGGGCTTTGCCCAGCACATCACCACCCAGCTG GTGCTCAGGAACAAAGGTGTGTACGAGAGCGTGAAGTACCTTCAGCAGGAGAACTTCTGGATTGGCCCCAGCTCG ATTGACTTGATCCACCTGGGAGCCAAGTTCTCACCTTGCATCCGGAAGGACCAGCAGATTGAGCAGTTGGTGTTACGGGAGAGAGACCTAGAGCGGGACTCGGGCTGCTGCGTCCAGAACGACCACTCGGGCTGCATCCAGACGCAGCGGAAGGACTGCTCG GAGACTTTGGCTACTTTTGTCAAGTGGCAGGATGATACAGGACCCCCCATAGACAAGTCCGATCTGGGCCAGAAGCGGACGTCAGGGGCTGTGTGCCACCAGGATCCCAG AACGTGTGAGGAGCCAGCCTCCAGTGGTGCCCACATCTGGCCTGATGACATTACCAAGTGGCCA ATCTGCACAGAGCAGCCCAGGAGTAACCGCACAGGCTTCTTGCACATGGACTGCCAGATCAAGGGCCGCCCCTGCTGCATCGGCACCAAGGGCAG CTGTGAAATCACCACTCGGGAATACTGCGAATTCATGCATGGCTATTTCCATGAAGAGGCAACACTCTGCTCCCAG GTGCACTGCTTGGACGAGGTGTGTGGGCTGCTGCCCTTTCTCAACCCTGAAGTCCCAGATCAAATCTACAGGCTCTGGCTATCTCTGTTCCTCCATGCCGG CCTGGTGCACTGCTTTGTGTCTGTGGTCTTCCAAATGACCATCCTGCGGGACTTAGAGAAGCTGGCTGGCTGGCACCGCATCTCCATCATCTTTATCCTCAGCGGCATCACAGGCAACCTCGCCAGTGCCATCTTCCTCCCCTACCGGGCAGAG GTGGGCCCGGCGGGGTCCCAGTTTGGCCTCCTCGCCTGCCTCTTCGTGGAGCTCTTCCAGAGCTGGCAGCTGCTGGAGCGGCCCTGGAAGGCCTTTCTGAAACTGTCAGCCATTGTGCTCTTCCTGTTCGTGTGCGGCCTGCTGCCCTGGATCGACAACATCGCCCACATCTTCGGCTTCCTCAGTGGCTTGCTGCTGGCCTTCGCCTTCCTGCCCTATATCACCTTTGGCACCAGCGACAAGTACCGCAAGCGTGCCCTCATCCTTGTGTCGCTGCTGGTCTTTGCTGGCCTCTTTGCCTCGCTGGTCATCTGGCTCTACGTTTACCCCATCCACTGGCCCTGGATCGAGTACCTCACTTGCTTCCCCTTCACCAGCCGCTTCTGCGAGAAGTATGAGCTGGACCAGGTGCTGCACTGA
- the AANAT gene encoding serotonin N-acetyltransferase isoform X2: MALSCERGGPHHGTGHPSLLQRPIPEPGCLMVTPTARLSMQSIYYPTPVAPLHLPPGMPGSPSCQRRHTLPATFISVSGMCPLYLNEIQHFLTLCPELSLGWFQEGRLVAFIIGSLWDKARLTQESLVLHRPGGHMVHLHVLAVHRTFRQQGKGSVLLWRYLDHLGGQLDVHQAVLMCEDALVPFYEKFGFYPVGPCAVTVGSLAFTELHCSLRHHTSMRRCSC; the protein is encoded by the exons ATGGCTCTTTCGTGTGAACGGGGGGGCCCACATCATG GCACTGGGCACCCTTCTCTGCTGCAGAGGCCAATTCCTGAGCCTGGGTGCCTAATGGTAACACCAACGGCAAGGTTGTCCATGCAGAGCATTTACTACCCAACACCTGTGGCCCCCCTGCACCTGCCACCTGGGATGCCAGGGTCCCCAAGCTGCCAGCGGCGCCACACACTCCCTGCCA CCTTCATCTCCGTCTCGGGCATGTGCCCCCTTTATCTTAACGAGATCCAGCACTTCCTGACCCTGTGTCCAGAGCTATCCCTGGGCTGGTTCCAGGAGGGCCGCCTCGTGGCTTTCATCATTGGCTCGCTTTGGGACAAGGCAAGACTAACTCAG GAGTCACTAGTGCTGCACAGGCCCGGGGGCCACATGGTTCACCTGCACGTGCTAGCTGTGCACCGCACCTTCCGGCAGCAGGGCAAGGGCTCCGTCCTGCTGTGGCGGTACCTGGACCACCTGGGTGGCCAGCTGGATGTGCACCAGGCCGTGCTCATGTGTGAGGATGCTCTGGTGCCCTTCTACGAGAAGTTTGGCTTCTACCCTGTGGGCCCATGTGCGGTCACTGTGGGCTCACTGGCCTTCACGGAGCTCCATTGCTCCCTGCGGCACCACACCTCCATGAGGAGGTGCAGCTGCTGA
- the AANAT gene encoding serotonin N-acetyltransferase isoform X1, giving the protein MALSCERGGPHHGTGHPSLLQRPIPEPGCLMVTPTARLSMQSIYYPTPVAPLHLPPGMPGSPSCQRRHTLPASEFRCLTPQDAAGVFEIEREAFISVSGMCPLYLNEIQHFLTLCPELSLGWFQEGRLVAFIIGSLWDKARLTQESLVLHRPGGHMVHLHVLAVHRTFRQQGKGSVLLWRYLDHLGGQLDVHQAVLMCEDALVPFYEKFGFYPVGPCAVTVGSLAFTELHCSLRHHTSMRRCSC; this is encoded by the exons ATGGCTCTTTCGTGTGAACGGGGGGGCCCACATCATG GCACTGGGCACCCTTCTCTGCTGCAGAGGCCAATTCCTGAGCCTGGGTGCCTAATGGTAACACCAACGGCAAGGTTGTCCATGCAGAGCATTTACTACCCAACACCTGTGGCCCCCCTGCACCTGCCACCTGGGATGCCAGGGTCCCCAAGCTGCCAGCGGCGCCACACACTCCCTGCCAGTGAGTTTCGCTGCCTTACCCCTCAGGACGCTGCTGGTGTGTTTGAGATTGAGCGTGAAG CCTTCATCTCCGTCTCGGGCATGTGCCCCCTTTATCTTAACGAGATCCAGCACTTCCTGACCCTGTGTCCAGAGCTATCCCTGGGCTGGTTCCAGGAGGGCCGCCTCGTGGCTTTCATCATTGGCTCGCTTTGGGACAAGGCAAGACTAACTCAG GAGTCACTAGTGCTGCACAGGCCCGGGGGCCACATGGTTCACCTGCACGTGCTAGCTGTGCACCGCACCTTCCGGCAGCAGGGCAAGGGCTCCGTCCTGCTGTGGCGGTACCTGGACCACCTGGGTGGCCAGCTGGATGTGCACCAGGCCGTGCTCATGTGTGAGGATGCTCTGGTGCCCTTCTACGAGAAGTTTGGCTTCTACCCTGTGGGCCCATGTGCGGTCACTGTGGGCTCACTGGCCTTCACGGAGCTCCATTGCTCCCTGCGGCACCACACCTCCATGAGGAGGTGCAGCTGCTGA
- the RHBDF2 gene encoding inactive rhomboid protein 2 isoform X1 — MASADKNGESISSVSSSRLQSRKPPNLSITIPPPETPAPDEQTSMLPQRPRNPAYLKSVSLQEPRARWQEGSEKRPGFRRQASLSQSIRKGTAQWFGVSGDWELERQQWQRRSLHHCSVRYGRLKASCQRDLELPSQDVPSFQGIDSPKPCKMPKIVDPLARGRAFRNPDEVDRPHAPHPPLTPGVLSLTSFTSIRSGYSHLPRRKRMSVAHMSFQAASALLKGRPVLDATGHRCRAVKRSFAYPSFLEEDAVDGADTFDSSFFSKEEMSSVPDDVFESPPLSASCFRGVPHSASPVSPDGVQVSLRKEYGHAPVPAAKRGKRIASKVKHFAFDQQRRHYGLGVVGNWLNRSYRRSISSMVQRQLESFDSHRPYFTYWLTFVHIIITLLVICTYGIAPVGFAQHITTQLVLRNKGVYESVKYLQQENFWIGPSSIDLIHLGAKFSPCIRKDQQIEQLVLRERDLERDSGCCVQNDHSGCIQTQRKDCSETLATFVKWQDDTGPPIDKSDLGQKRTSGAVCHQDPRTCEEPASSGAHIWPDDITKWPICTEQPRSNRTGFLHMDCQIKGRPCCIGTKGSCEITTREYCEFMHGYFHEEATLCSQVHCLDEVCGLLPFLNPEVPDQIYRLWLSLFLHAGLVHCFVSVVFQMTILRDLEKLAGWHRISIIFILSGITGNLASAIFLPYRAEVGPAGSQFGLLACLFVELFQSWQLLERPWKAFLKLSAIVLFLFVCGLLPWIDNIAHIFGFLSGLLLAFAFLPYITFGTSDKYRKRALILVSLLVFAGLFASLVIWLYVYPIHWPWIEYLTCFPFTSRFCEKYELDQVLH; from the exons ATGGCCTCTGCAGACAAGAATGGCGAGAGCATCTCTTCTGTGTCCAGCAGCCGCCTGCAGAGCCGGAAGCCACCCAACCTATCCATCACCATCCCGCCACCTGAGACCCCGGCCCCTGATGAACAGACCAGCATGCTGCCACAG agACCCAGGAATCCAGCCTACTTGAAGAGTGTCAGCCTCCAGGAGCCACGAGCACGATGGCAGGAAGGCTCAGAGAAGCGCCCTGGCTTCCGCCGCCAGGCCTCCCTGTCTCAGAGCATCCGCAA GGGCACCGCACAGTGGTTTGGGGTCAGCGGCGACTGGGAGCTGGAGCGGCAGCAGTGGCAGCGCCGGAGCCTGCACCACTGCAGCGTGCGCTACGGTCGCCTCAAAGCCTCGTGCCAGCGTGACCTGGAACTCCCCAGCCAGGATGTGCCTTCCTTCCAGGGCATCGATTCTCCAAAGCCCTGCAAGATGCCCAAG atTGTGGACCCGTTGGCCAGAGGCCGGGCATTCCGCAACCCCGACGAGGTGGACCGGCCCCATGCCCCACACCCACCACTGACCCCAGGGGTCCTGTCCCTCACCTCCTTTACCAGTATCCGCTCTGGCTATTCCCACCTGCCTCGCCGGAAGAGGATGTCTGTGGCACACATGAGCTTTCAAGCTGCCTCTGCCCTCCTCAAG GGGCGCCCGGTGCTGGATGCCACTGGACACAGGTGCCGAGCGGTCAAACGCAGCTTTGCTTACCCCAGCTTTCTGGAGGAGGACGCAGTCGACGGAGCAGACACATTTGACTCCTCATTTTTTAGTAAG GAAGAAATGAGCTCCGTGCCTGACGATGTGTTTGAGTCTCCCCCGCTCTCTGCCAGCTGCTTCCGGGGGGTACCACATTCAGCCTCACCTGTCTCCCCCGACGGGGTACAGGTCTCTCT CAGGAAAGAGTATGGCCATGCCCCGGTGCCTGCAGCCAAGCGAGGCAAGCGCATCGCCTCCAAAGTGAAGCACTTTGCCTTTGACCAGCAGAGGCGGCACTACGGCCTGGGTGTGGTGGGCAACTGGCTCAACCGCAGCTACCGCCGCAGCATCAGCAGCATGGTGCAGCGGCAGCTGGAGAGCTTCGACAGCCACCG gcccTACTTCACCTATTGGCTGACTTTCGTCCATATCATCATCACACTGCTGGTGATCTGCACGTATGGCATCGCGCCTGTGGGCTTTGCCCAGCACATCACCACCCAGCTG GTGCTCAGGAACAAAGGTGTGTACGAGAGCGTGAAGTACCTTCAGCAGGAGAACTTCTGGATTGGCCCCAGCTCG ATTGACTTGATCCACCTGGGAGCCAAGTTCTCACCTTGCATCCGGAAGGACCAGCAGATTGAGCAGTTGGTGTTACGGGAGAGAGACCTAGAGCGGGACTCGGGCTGCTGCGTCCAGAACGACCACTCGGGCTGCATCCAGACGCAGCGGAAGGACTGCTCG GAGACTTTGGCTACTTTTGTCAAGTGGCAGGATGATACAGGACCCCCCATAGACAAGTCCGATCTGGGCCAGAAGCGGACGTCAGGGGCTGTGTGCCACCAGGATCCCAG AACGTGTGAGGAGCCAGCCTCCAGTGGTGCCCACATCTGGCCTGATGACATTACCAAGTGGCCA ATCTGCACAGAGCAGCCCAGGAGTAACCGCACAGGCTTCTTGCACATGGACTGCCAGATCAAGGGCCGCCCCTGCTGCATCGGCACCAAGGGCAG CTGTGAAATCACCACTCGGGAATACTGCGAATTCATGCATGGCTATTTCCATGAAGAGGCAACACTCTGCTCCCAG GTGCACTGCTTGGACGAGGTGTGTGGGCTGCTGCCCTTTCTCAACCCTGAAGTCCCAGATCAAATCTACAGGCTCTGGCTATCTCTGTTCCTCCATGCCGG CCTGGTGCACTGCTTTGTGTCTGTGGTCTTCCAAATGACCATCCTGCGGGACTTAGAGAAGCTGGCTGGCTGGCACCGCATCTCCATCATCTTTATCCTCAGCGGCATCACAGGCAACCTCGCCAGTGCCATCTTCCTCCCCTACCGGGCAGAG GTGGGCCCGGCGGGGTCCCAGTTTGGCCTCCTCGCCTGCCTCTTCGTGGAGCTCTTCCAGAGCTGGCAGCTGCTGGAGCGGCCCTGGAAGGCCTTTCTGAAACTGTCAGCCATTGTGCTCTTCCTGTTCGTGTGCGGCCTGCTGCCCTGGATCGACAACATCGCCCACATCTTCGGCTTCCTCAGTGGCTTGCTGCTGGCCTTCGCCTTCCTGCCCTATATCACCTTTGGCACCAGCGACAAGTACCGCAAGCGTGCCCTCATCCTTGTGTCGCTGCTGGTCTTTGCTGGCCTCTTTGCCTCGCTGGTCATCTGGCTCTACGTTTACCCCATCCACTGGCCCTGGATCGAGTACCTCACTTGCTTCCCCTTCACCAGCCGCTTCTGCGAGAAGTATGAGCTGGACCAGGTGCTGCACTGA
- the RHBDF2 gene encoding inactive rhomboid protein 2 isoform X3, which translates to MASADKNGESISSVSSSRLQSRKPPNLSITIPPPETPAPDEQTSMLPQRPRNPAYLKSVSLQEPRARWQEGSEKRPGFRRQASLSQSIRKGTAQWFGVSGDWELERQQWQRRSLHHCSVRYGRLKASCQRDLELPSQDVPSFQGIDSPKPCKMPKIVDPLARGRAFRNPDEVDRPHAPHPPLTPGVLSLTSFTSIRSGYSHLPRRKRMSVAHMSFQAASALLKGRPVLDATGHRCRAVKRSFAYPSFLEEDAVDGADTFDSSFFSKEEMSSVPDDVFESPPLSASCFRGVPHSASPVSPDGVQVSLRKEYGHAPVPAAKRGKRIASKVKHFAFDQQRRHYGLGVVGNWLNRSYRRSISSMVQRQLESFDSHRPYFTYWLTFVHIIITLLVICTYGIAPVGFAQHITTQLVLRNKGVYESVKYLQQENFWIGPSSIDLIHLGAKFSPCIRKDQQIEQLVLRERDLERDSGCCVQNDHSGCIQTQRKDCSETLATFVKWQDDTGPPIDKSDLGQKRTSGAVCHQDPRTCEEPASSGAHIWPDDITKWPICTEQPRSNRTGFLHMDCQIKGRPCCIGTKGSCEITTREYCEFMHGYFHEEATLCSQPGALLCVCGLPNDHPAGLREAGWLAPHLHHLYPQRHHRQPRQCHLPPLPGRGGPGGVPVWPPRLPLRGALPELAAAGAALEGLSETVSHCALPVRVRPAALDRQHRPHLRLPQWLAAGLRLPALYHLWHQRQVPQACPHPCVAAGLCWPLCLAGHLALRLPHPLALDRVPHLLPLHQPLLREV; encoded by the exons ATGGCCTCTGCAGACAAGAATGGCGAGAGCATCTCTTCTGTGTCCAGCAGCCGCCTGCAGAGCCGGAAGCCACCCAACCTATCCATCACCATCCCGCCACCTGAGACCCCGGCCCCTGATGAACAGACCAGCATGCTGCCACAG agACCCAGGAATCCAGCCTACTTGAAGAGTGTCAGCCTCCAGGAGCCACGAGCACGATGGCAGGAAGGCTCAGAGAAGCGCCCTGGCTTCCGCCGCCAGGCCTCCCTGTCTCAGAGCATCCGCAA GGGCACCGCACAGTGGTTTGGGGTCAGCGGCGACTGGGAGCTGGAGCGGCAGCAGTGGCAGCGCCGGAGCCTGCACCACTGCAGCGTGCGCTACGGTCGCCTCAAAGCCTCGTGCCAGCGTGACCTGGAACTCCCCAGCCAGGATGTGCCTTCCTTCCAGGGCATCGATTCTCCAAAGCCCTGCAAGATGCCCAAG atTGTGGACCCGTTGGCCAGAGGCCGGGCATTCCGCAACCCCGACGAGGTGGACCGGCCCCATGCCCCACACCCACCACTGACCCCAGGGGTCCTGTCCCTCACCTCCTTTACCAGTATCCGCTCTGGCTATTCCCACCTGCCTCGCCGGAAGAGGATGTCTGTGGCACACATGAGCTTTCAAGCTGCCTCTGCCCTCCTCAAG GGGCGCCCGGTGCTGGATGCCACTGGACACAGGTGCCGAGCGGTCAAACGCAGCTTTGCTTACCCCAGCTTTCTGGAGGAGGACGCAGTCGACGGAGCAGACACATTTGACTCCTCATTTTTTAGTAAG GAAGAAATGAGCTCCGTGCCTGACGATGTGTTTGAGTCTCCCCCGCTCTCTGCCAGCTGCTTCCGGGGGGTACCACATTCAGCCTCACCTGTCTCCCCCGACGGGGTACAGGTCTCTCT CAGGAAAGAGTATGGCCATGCCCCGGTGCCTGCAGCCAAGCGAGGCAAGCGCATCGCCTCCAAAGTGAAGCACTTTGCCTTTGACCAGCAGAGGCGGCACTACGGCCTGGGTGTGGTGGGCAACTGGCTCAACCGCAGCTACCGCCGCAGCATCAGCAGCATGGTGCAGCGGCAGCTGGAGAGCTTCGACAGCCACCG gcccTACTTCACCTATTGGCTGACTTTCGTCCATATCATCATCACACTGCTGGTGATCTGCACGTATGGCATCGCGCCTGTGGGCTTTGCCCAGCACATCACCACCCAGCTG GTGCTCAGGAACAAAGGTGTGTACGAGAGCGTGAAGTACCTTCAGCAGGAGAACTTCTGGATTGGCCCCAGCTCG ATTGACTTGATCCACCTGGGAGCCAAGTTCTCACCTTGCATCCGGAAGGACCAGCAGATTGAGCAGTTGGTGTTACGGGAGAGAGACCTAGAGCGGGACTCGGGCTGCTGCGTCCAGAACGACCACTCGGGCTGCATCCAGACGCAGCGGAAGGACTGCTCG GAGACTTTGGCTACTTTTGTCAAGTGGCAGGATGATACAGGACCCCCCATAGACAAGTCCGATCTGGGCCAGAAGCGGACGTCAGGGGCTGTGTGCCACCAGGATCCCAG AACGTGTGAGGAGCCAGCCTCCAGTGGTGCCCACATCTGGCCTGATGACATTACCAAGTGGCCA ATCTGCACAGAGCAGCCCAGGAGTAACCGCACAGGCTTCTTGCACATGGACTGCCAGATCAAGGGCCGCCCCTGCTGCATCGGCACCAAGGGCAG CTGTGAAATCACCACTCGGGAATACTGCGAATTCATGCATGGCTATTTCCATGAAGAGGCAACACTCTGCTCCCAG CCTGGTGCACTGCTTTGTGTCTGTGGTCTTCCAAATGACCATCCTGCGGGACTTAGAGAAGCTGGCTGGCTGGCACCGCATCTCCATCATCTTTATCCTCAGCGGCATCACAGGCAACCTCGCCAGTGCCATCTTCCTCCCCTACCGGGCAGAG GTGGGCCCGGCGGGGTCCCAGTTTGGCCTCCTCGCCTGCCTCTTCGTGGAGCTCTTCCAGAGCTGGCAGCTGCTGGAGCGGCCCTGGAAGGCCTTTCTGAAACTGTCAGCCATTGTGCTCTTCCTGTTCGTGTGCGGCCTGCTGCCCTGGATCGACAACATCGCCCACATCTTCGGCTTCCTCAGTGGCTTGCTGCTGGCCTTCGCCTTCCTGCCCTATATCACCTTTGGCACCAGCGACAAGTACCGCAAGCGTGCCCTCATCCTTGTGTCGCTGCTGGTCTTTGCTGGCCTCTTTGCCTCGCTGGTCATCTGGCTCTACGTTTACCCCATCCACTGGCCCTGGATCGAGTACCTCACTTGCTTCCCCTTCACCAGCCGCTTCTGCGAGAAGTATGA